CGTAATCACCTTTGCCAGCTCAAAAACAGTCCGCAATTTCCATCAGATTCTCAGCCAAACCCTACAACACCACCCCCATTATAATCTACCATCCCTGTTACAACCCGTCATAATAGCCTCCATTGGCCCCCAAACCTCCGCCACCTGTCGAGAAGTATTGGGCAGAGTGGATGTAGAAGCTAAAGAATACACCCTTGAAGGCCTAGCCCAAAGCCTAACGGAGTTTTTCCAACAATCCTAACGGGCTATTATATTCCCCCTTATGTCCGTCACCACCACATCCCACTGTCCATTATTTGCTACTTCAAATGTAATTCGGTCCCCCTTACTGCTAATCATGGGGTTGCGGATTTCCTTTTCCGTTCGGGGAATTAACAGCCGTTTTTGTTGTGTAGCTCTATCATACAAATATAAACCAGATTTGTCCCTGGCCACCACAGTAAAGACAATATAGCGCCCATCCTCAGAAACAGAGGGAGAGGAAGCAGTCTCGTCAAAGGCATTTAATCCCGGCAAGTCAACTAGACGACGATTTTTGGCATCATACAAATAAACATCCTGAGAACCGTTGCGCTCCGATATAAATGTGATATACTGTCCAGCAATGAATGGACTCAATTCCGCCGAGGGGGTGTTAAAACTGCGGGTGTTGTCCGAAAAAGGGAAGTATAGGAGCCTAGGATAACCCCCACACCCCCCAAGCAACAATATCCACCCCATCATCAAAGGCCAATGAGCAGACTTCATAGTTCAAAAACACTATAAAACCCCATCCACCACCATCAGCTATTACACAAGCCAC
This is a stretch of genomic DNA from Geminocystis sp. M7585_C2015_104. It encodes these proteins:
- a CDS encoding PD40 domain-containing protein is translated as MKSAHWPLMMGWILLLGGCGGYPRLLYFPFSDNTRSFNTPSAELSPFIAGQYITFISERNGSQDVYLYDAKNRRLVDLPGLNAFDETASSPSVSEDGRYIVFTVVARDKSGLYLYDRATQQKRLLIPRTEKEIRNPMISSKGDRITFEVANNGQWDVVVTDIRGNIIAR